One window of the Dehalococcoidia bacterium genome contains the following:
- a CDS encoding replication-associated recombination protein A, which translates to MRPQGFTDFLGQEHLVGEGRALRRSIESDQLSSMILWGPPGSGKTTLALIIAGMTKSHFSPISAVSSGVADMRRVIEEAKERRSLHRLRTILFIDEIHRFNKSQQDAVLPFVEDGTVTLIGATTENPSFEVISPLLSRCRVFVLRPLSDDHVRLIVERAIKDEERGLGKLKPTVDAEAVDFLVTMANGDARIALNNLEMAVLAARPDNDGARKIAVSTIEDVIQHRALLYDKSGEEHYNLISALHKSLRGSDPDAALYWLGRMLEAGEDPLYIVRRLVRFASEDVGMADPQALVVAVSAQQAVHFVGMPEGNLALAQAAVYLATAPKSNSLYAAYSHMQQDVQQTRNEPVPLHLRNAVTGLMKAEGYGKGYKYAHDYAGHFVEQQNLPDSIKDKQYYFPSDQGEESKIAARLKSLREKKK; encoded by the coding sequence ATGAGGCCGCAGGGCTTCACCGATTTCCTGGGGCAGGAGCACCTGGTAGGTGAGGGGCGGGCGCTGCGCAGAAGCATCGAGTCCGATCAGCTTTCCTCGATGATATTGTGGGGTCCGCCGGGCAGCGGCAAGACGACGCTCGCTCTTATCATCGCGGGCATGACCAAATCTCACTTCTCGCCCATCTCCGCGGTGAGCTCAGGCGTCGCCGATATGCGCCGCGTTATCGAGGAAGCTAAGGAGAGGCGCAGCCTGCATCGGTTGAGGACGATACTTTTCATCGACGAGATACACCGTTTCAACAAGTCCCAGCAGGACGCGGTGCTGCCGTTCGTGGAGGACGGGACGGTCACGCTCATCGGCGCCACTACCGAGAACCCGTCTTTTGAAGTTATATCGCCGCTTCTCTCAAGGTGCAGGGTGTTCGTCCTCAGGCCTTTAAGCGATGACCACGTGCGGCTCATCGTGGAGCGGGCGATTAAGGACGAAGAGAGGGGACTGGGGAAGCTGAAGCCGACCGTCGATGCGGAAGCTGTCGATTTCCTGGTCACCATGGCCAACGGAGACGCAAGGATCGCATTGAATAACCTGGAGATGGCGGTACTAGCCGCCAGACCCGATAACGACGGCGCGAGGAAGATAGCCGTTTCCACCATCGAGGATGTCATACAGCATCGCGCTTTGCTCTACGATAAGAGCGGGGAGGAACATTACAACCTGATATCGGCTTTACATAAGTCGCTGCGTGGTTCCGATCCGGACGCCGCGCTGTACTGGCTGGGGCGTATGCTGGAGGCGGGGGAGGACCCGCTTTATATCGTTCGCAGGCTGGTTCGATTCGCTTCCGAGGATGTGGGTATGGCCGATCCTCAGGCGCTGGTGGTAGCCGTTTCGGCGCAGCAGGCCGTGCATTTCGTGGGTATGCCGGAGGGCAACCTGGCCCTGGCCCAGGCGGCTGTATACCTGGCCACGGCGCCCAAGAGCAACTCGCTTTATGCAGCTTATTCGCATATGCAGCAGGATGTTCAGCAAACGCGGAACGAGCCGGTGCCGCTGCACCTGCGCAATGCAGTGACCGGGCTCATGAAAGCCGAGGGATACGGCAAAGGGTACAAATACGCCCATGATTATGCCGGGCACTTCGTGGAACAGCAGAACCTGCCTGATTCGATAAAGGATAAACAATACTATTTCCCGAGCGACCAGGGCGAGGAATCGAAGATTGCGGCCAGACTTAAGTCGCTGCGGGAGAAAAAGAAATAG
- a CDS encoding sigma-70 family RNA polymerase sigma factor, whose product MDGSVYCGTIQRADSRAKETRRDHLNEKCDSETKTVESVIADLFEEYYDRVVRYIYVRISDQPEAEDLAGEVFLKALKSMGSYRGSVAQMRFWIFKIARNIVIDHYRKKGIRKTVNLDDVEIPDHSNVEELAERRLQVGELTKALKQLTGAQQEVIGLRFFAGLSSAETAQVLGKSSGAVREMQCDAIRKLRTLM is encoded by the coding sequence ATGGACGGTTCTGTATATTGCGGCACTATTCAACGGGCGGATTCCCGTGCTAAAGAAACGAGGAGGGATCACCTGAACGAGAAATGCGATAGCGAAACCAAGACCGTGGAATCCGTGATCGCCGATCTTTTCGAGGAGTATTACGACAGGGTCGTGCGTTATATCTATGTCCGGATCAGCGACCAGCCGGAAGCCGAGGACCTGGCGGGAGAGGTGTTTTTAAAAGCTTTGAAATCCATGGGCTCTTACCGGGGCTCGGTTGCGCAGATGCGGTTCTGGATCTTTAAGATAGCGCGCAATATAGTTATCGACCACTATCGCAAGAAGGGCATACGCAAGACCGTTAATCTTGACGATGTAGAGATACCGGATCATTCCAATGTCGAAGAGCTGGCCGAGCGCAGGTTGCAGGTCGGCGAGTTGACGAAGGCTCTGAAACAATTAACCGGGGCGCAGCAGGAGGTAATAGGTCTGCGATTCTTCGCCGGGCTGTCATCGGCCGAGACGGCCCAGGTGCTGGGGAAGAGCAGTGGGGCGGTGAGGGAGATGCAGTGCGATGCCATACGCAAGCTGCGCACGCTGATGTAG
- a CDS encoding beta-propeller domain-containing protein has protein sequence MRDDIEKILDECIDRMSAGESLEACLASYPEHAEEIRPLLLAAGGIRNADMPPVNQQARAAAKLKLNAALVQSREEAGFMQRLPGLFAFQKVRAMAAVSVLLVAVIVGVSVYSVTGGGGTTPGQNVAVSAGVSNFLSQEEFANYILANSQNTGGNYWNGGVGLGLEGEWEDSSMVPAPVWEEKDYSSQTSGDGYNRVSGTNVQVIGIDEPDIVKTDGMNIFFSREEFYYYYYEYESIAGTDIMPPEMNSGIQIVAANPPINMSVLSEIDRNGDLLLYEDTLAVFTWDGIYGYDVSDPQNPVSKWEITLDDYTSVVAARLYQGKIYLVTQTWVYAYDPLPIRPMEVNGQSVELKYTDIYYPVMPVDTDSTLNAMVFDMGSGNLEDTVSFVGASYSSTVYMSGSAIYIGYSYWEDETPFVIDFCRERLQGIVPDSVIARINLLDTYDISDAAKMTEIGVIFEEYLSSLSGDEMAQVQDNIGNAMDDYFAEHMRELEGTGILKISLDSLDVTAAGGVPGTLLNQFSMDEYDGYLRVATTVGGMFGFSGFWVSGGSANDIYVLDGDLNIVGSVMDLGLTEQIYSARFIGDKGYIVTYRQVDPFYVLDLSDPTNPQLKGELKIPGYSSYMHPISGDRMLGIGEEDWQVKISLFDVQNPEQPAELGKYILDDYWSDVLSTHHAFLLDEAHEIFFLPGDDSGYIFSYAGNTLEIVMEVSDIQATRAIYIDDNLYVIGDDKIVVVDELTWQVVNELEF, from the coding sequence ATGAGAGATGACATAGAAAAAATACTGGACGAATGCATAGACCGCATGAGCGCCGGCGAGTCGCTGGAGGCTTGTCTCGCAAGCTATCCTGAGCATGCCGAGGAAATTCGTCCGTTGCTGCTGGCGGCCGGCGGTATCAGGAATGCCGATATGCCGCCTGTGAATCAGCAGGCCAGAGCGGCGGCGAAGCTCAAGCTTAACGCGGCGTTGGTACAGAGTAGAGAGGAGGCTGGATTTATGCAGAGATTACCTGGTTTATTTGCGTTTCAGAAAGTTAGGGCGATGGCCGCAGTGTCCGTATTGCTTGTCGCGGTTATTGTGGGGGTTAGCGTCTACTCGGTTACGGGGGGAGGGGGAACAACTCCCGGGCAGAATGTAGCTGTGTCTGCCGGCGTCAGCAATTTCCTGTCGCAGGAGGAGTTCGCTAATTATATATTGGCCAATTCGCAGAACACGGGCGGCAACTATTGGAACGGCGGAGTCGGGCTTGGTCTGGAAGGCGAGTGGGAAGATTCCAGCATGGTTCCTGCGCCTGTCTGGGAAGAGAAGGACTATTCGTCGCAAACCTCGGGTGACGGTTATAACCGGGTGTCGGGCACCAATGTACAGGTCATAGGGATAGACGAGCCCGATATCGTGAAGACGGACGGCATGAACATATTCTTCTCAAGGGAAGAATTCTATTATTACTATTACGAGTATGAGTCAATTGCGGGTACGGATATTATGCCGCCGGAAATGAACAGCGGTATCCAGATCGTCGCTGCGAATCCTCCAATCAACATGTCAGTGCTGAGCGAGATCGACAGGAACGGCGACCTGCTGCTGTATGAGGACACGCTTGCGGTCTTCACCTGGGACGGCATCTACGGTTACGATGTGTCGGATCCGCAGAATCCTGTGAGCAAGTGGGAGATTACGCTTGACGATTACACCAGCGTGGTTGCGGCCAGGCTGTACCAGGGCAAGATATACCTGGTGACGCAGACCTGGGTCTACGCCTACGACCCGCTGCCGATAAGACCGATGGAGGTCAACGGCCAGTCCGTGGAACTGAAGTATACCGACATATACTATCCGGTGATGCCAGTAGATACAGACAGCACCTTGAACGCCATGGTTTTCGATATGGGGAGCGGCAACCTCGAGGATACGGTATCCTTCGTCGGCGCCTCGTACTCCTCGACGGTATACATGTCGGGCAGCGCCATATATATCGGTTACTCCTACTGGGAGGACGAGACTCCGTTCGTCATAGATTTCTGCAGGGAGAGACTGCAGGGGATAGTGCCGGATTCCGTTATCGCCAGGATCAATCTGCTGGATACATATGATATCAGCGACGCGGCCAAGATGACCGAGATTGGCGTTATCTTTGAGGAATACCTTAGTTCATTGAGCGGCGATGAGATGGCGCAGGTGCAGGACAATATCGGGAATGCGATGGATGATTATTTCGCCGAACACATGCGGGAACTGGAGGGAACCGGCATCTTAAAGATATCGCTTGACAGCCTCGACGTGACGGCTGCGGGCGGCGTGCCCGGAACATTGCTGAACCAGTTCTCGATGGATGAGTACGACGGTTATCTCAGGGTGGCGACCACTGTGGGGGGCATGTTCGGGTTCAGCGGGTTCTGGGTCAGCGGCGGGAGCGCCAACGATATATATGTGCTGGACGGCGACCTGAACATCGTCGGCTCCGTCATGGACCTGGGCCTCACCGAGCAGATATACTCGGCCAGGTTCATCGGCGACAAAGGATACATCGTCACGTACAGGCAGGTCGACCCGTTCTACGTGCTTGACCTGTCCGATCCGACCAATCCACAGCTCAAAGGCGAGTTGAAGATACCGGGATATTCCTCATACATGCATCCGATATCGGGGGACAGGATGCTGGGCATTGGGGAGGAGGACTGGCAGGTGAAGATATCCCTGTTCGACGTGCAGAACCCGGAGCAGCCTGCGGAGCTGGGTAAGTACATACTGGACGACTACTGGTCCGACGTGCTGAGCACGCATCATGCCTTCCTGTTGGACGAGGCGCACGAGATATTCTTCCTGCCGGGAGATGACAGCGGCTACATCTTCTCCTACGCCGGCAATACCCTGGAAATCGTGATGGAGGTCAGCGACATACAGGCGACAAGGGCCATTTACATAG